cagaagaagctttatttagtttcttgtatatgttttcaaggttaagcagatagtgcatagctaaaaataaacaatgcttgtctatttagatatactgagatagataAGTCAATCaattgatagatacatagatagaatagatagatatgattatgcactgtagtaaatagatagatggtcttcaaacattTTAGAGAtctacataatatggcatttaataacaaagggcttttctgacagagaaacatctgctcctggcagcacctcccaTCTACTTCAAtaaagatgatgggcatcaagaAACAAGTGTGGCAGAACAGCCTCTGGACTGAGGGActgttcttatctctactgctgatagcAGACTGATTGTCCAAACTGTGATCAAGCTTGACACTGAGAAACTGGctgtccagctttgcagagactaggtgggccagtccttcaaaattcctgcttcacataacaatctgtcagatattttggacTGACAGGCTAAAGACTGGATGCACCAATGATAGAGAAAaacctgtgactgtccaggcagtcaactctctctgtcctgtctatacttttggGAGTTGTTTGCCtgtacttccttcatattagataatatttccttcttaagtctctgatggggttgaaggctaGATATCCATAGTATTActataagctttagtttaagacctaaaaacatgtttagaggttgataaatgtaaattataatgaagtgatttaggaaaactttggacactatGATAAGACTCAGTAGGATCAGATAGACAGTGGAATAACTTCTCCAAGAttatcaaatacaaatggactggtccttgtaacTAACTTTTACtggataattctcataattatttttatagtatatgtttttgtttttgttttttttttttttgagacgaggtctctctgtatagccttgactgtcctggacttggtttgtagaccagactggcctcaaactcagcaatctgcctgcctctgcctccctagtgctgggattaaaggcgtgcaccaccacacccggccctatTCTTTTAATATAAAGGGAGatatgtagtggatataaacatgtttttgttttgatcccaagtgtgggatggggaacagaattgtgagagaacaggtgatgtttatccactagaagacaaaccaccttaTGCAGGGgcttgggttttgccagctgaaacacatcccaGTACAGACTCTGTGGGACACATATCCCACAACATGAAtctggggctttttgggtcttgataTTGTTTGGccgttcattgctccacttcgagatgctccctagaagagaactgctccagagaatgctttggggctctgggttccggctgctgttccaggttccagcagcaactttggttgaattgctggtctgctgaaaccctgacaactacgccaggagaatcgcttCCAAGAACTGAGgtcaaaaaggtctacttctcctgttcccataaaccttctttctctcctctctagggtaggtgagttggaagggaggtgtaagcattaaagagactcaaataaagtaggttgggAAAAGGTCAGAGTCTACAGGTTATTTTCCAGGCACCGTGGAGCATGCCTATACTTCTAGCCGAAGAAAGCAGGAAGGGCAAGAGATTGGTGTCCTCTAGGAACATACCAGGGTAGAGGTAACCCTGGGATACATGAGCCTGTGGCAAACAAGCATCCTTTATTTAAAGGTGGCCACCCTAAACTGtcttggcatttttttaaaaaaagtttttttgagacagggtttctctgtgtaacagttctaactgtcctggactcacttttgtagatcaggctgtcctcaaactcacagcaatccacccgcctctgcctcccaagtgctgggattaaaggtgtgcgctaccacgcccagctctgggcATTCGTTTAATAATTCAGTCTTTGTGGAAGATGGAGATGGGTACCAGAGTGTTAATGGTGAACAAAATTTTTGGGGTATGGTGAGAGGGGGCATTCGCCCACTCCCTGAGGTATCATCGTTTTGTTGCTAGCATGACAACTGCCTCTTTTAGTTGCAGTACTATTATTCAGAGTCTTTCTGGCTGTAAAGCAGTGTCATAACCCAATGAGTTCGGTAAAGAAGCGGATGTATTTATCACTCCAAGGAATGGCCAAAATCCACGGATTGGGTCATCAGGAAGTCCACCATGGGGCTCTCTAGGCATCTCGTCCCTGTTCATCTTGGCATCTCAGACTATCTTACCATAGGTCTGGAAGCATGGGTGCCCACAGCTTCCTATCAGCCACTCTGGCCCCAAGTGTAAAATCCCATTCTGGAGCAACCACCAGCGTGACTGGAGGCAGGAAATTACAGGCGCCATAGCCAAGAGCCATCCGGCTGAGGGCAGGAGCAGAAGAAATTCCTGGGAGACATGTTGAGCATACAGAATAAGGGGTCATGCCAGCCCACACGGGGACTTACCAGTGAGGATGTCATGGAAACAAGCAAGACCATATAGCCTCCATAGTTACTTCCAAAACTGGGGGTCATGGTGCGTGCATGTAACCCCAGATACTTGGGTTGGAGAGACAAGAATACAAGTTCaaagcaagacactgtctcaaaattaaaaacataataggGATGAGTACCGAAAAAAAACTGATGCCCAGAGAAGCACACTGAGTGTAAATTAGGCGATGGTTGAAAAGTTGCCACCGTAGTCTTCAGAACAGATGAATTAGCCACGTGTGGCCCCTTATGCATAGGTACCACGCATCTAGCATGCGGAGTCTATGGACCATGTGACATTCTGCTGGGGCTCACTGGTCCTAGGCACCCCCGCATCAGTGTTCATTAGGGTAACCTGGGATTTGGCAAAGTGTGTACTTTCCCCATGCCTCCCTCTCAGCTTGTGATGTCAACAGTGTGGAGTCAGGAGTCTGTGGGTCTATAAGCCTCCCGGGTGATGCTGGCAAAGGTGAGCCACAGACAATCCTGAGGACTGATGCCCTAGACTACCGGCACAGTTCTGATGTGACATCTTagacctcctgcccctgcccctatcCTTCCGAGGGGAGGAGAACAAGTGAGAACGGCCACGGTTTTATTTTAGAAGCACTTGGTTTTATTGCATGGAAGCAATTGAAAGTGGACACCAGTGGACAGTGCGCCTGGCACGGTTCAGGGGCCAGTGCCctgcctcacctgctgcagctctTCCAGGAGAGCATCCTGGGCAAGGGCCTGACCACTCCTTTGGAAAACGAGAAGGCATTCGGGAATAGGTTACGACATTTCAAGCATAATGCATTTCTAACTGCTCATTCATTATGGCGGCCATCTGTCAGTTGTACATACAGGAGATAAATGCACTTACTTGGAAAGGAGGGGGGCAGTTtttagtcgtgtgtgtgtgtgtgtgtgtgtgtgtgtgtgtgtgtggcattcaGCATACATCACGTTCAGCTACAATAAGCTATCATGATTGTCCATCACCTGGCAAGGGCTTAGGGTGTGGGGGCAGGGATCAGGGTATCTCTCTTGCTAACTTAATCCTAGCAGACATTCCTGCTAGGTGAGGGCAGGCCCGTCACCTAAGCGGTGTTTCTTCttacaggaaggaaaggaagaaataaaagttatTACGCCAACCCTTGAGTGTGCGGACTCTCCTGAATttctttggctgttctagacgttcctctgtctctgccttactTCTCCCCCTTGGTGGCCTTGTCCTCCGTGGCCTTCTCTGGGGGCTGGCTATCTTTTTGGTCTGTGCTAGAGGATTTTTCAGCCTTTTCAGTCTTGGGTTTGCTGGGCTCTTTGGGAAGGCTCTTGTCATCCTCCTTGGCCTTGGTGTCCGCTTTGGGTTTCTCCTCAGGCTTCGTGGACTCCGCCACCTTCTCCTTGGTGTCTTTCTTCTCTAGGGCCGCCGCTGTCTCTtccttttttggcttttccttctctGCAGGTTTGCTAGGTTCTTTGGCCTTGGTGTCCTCCGCTTCCGTCTTGGtcgtctctgtcttctctttgggTTTAGCCTCTTCCTTCACCTCTGTCTTGGCAGGAGCCTCCTTTTCTGGAGTCGCTGCTTTCTTCTTATCTCCGGCCTCATCCTTCTTGGCCTCCGCTGGAGAGTccttggccttttccttcttctcctccacctTGGGCTTTGGGGCCTCTTTGGGTGCTTCATCTTTCTTGCTGTCCTTCTCTGGTTTTGGTGTAGCTGGggtcttcccttcctccaccttcttTGGGGGTTCCTTGGCTTTCACCTCCTCCTTTTCAGGAGCCTTGGCAGCTTCCTTCCTGGGAAGCTCCTTTTCAGGAGCCTTGGCAGCTTCCTTCTCAGGGGACTTGACCTGCTCCTTGGCAGGACTTTTGACCAGCCCAGGGGATTTGATGTCTGCTGGGTGCTTTGCTTCCTCCTTCACTGGAGTCTTGGCTTCTGGAGACTTCACATCTAGAGTCTTGGCTTTCTCTGGAGACTTTGCTTCCTCTTTCACAGGGCTCTTGGCTTTCTCAGGGGATTTCACCTCAGCTGGAGGCTTCACCTCTTCCTTCACAGGGGACTTGGCTTTCTCAGGAGACTTGGCCTCAGCTGGGGATTTTGCTCCTTCCTTCACAGGGGTCTTTACCTTCTCTGGAGATTTCGCCTCAGCTGGTGACTTGGCCTCAGCTGGTGACTTGGCCTCAGCTGGTGACTTGGCCTCAGCTGGGGACTTGGCCTCAGCTGGAGACTTGGCCTCAGCTGGAGACTTGGCCTCAGCTGGAGACTTGACTTCAGCTGGTGACTTGGCCTCAGCTGGGGACTTGGCCTCAGCTGGGGACTTGGCCTCAGCTGGTGACTTGACCTCAGCTGGGGACTTGACCTCAGCTGGGGACTTGGCCTCACCTGGGGACTTGACTTCAGCTGGTGACTTGGCCTCAGCTGGTGACTTGGCCTCACCTGGGGACTTGACTTCAGCTGGGGACTTGGCCTCACCTGGGGACTTGACTTCAGCTGGTGACTTGGCCTCAGCTGGGGACTTGGCCTCAGCTGGGGACTTGGCCTCACCTGGGGACTTGACTTCAGCTGGGGACTTGGCCTCACCTGGGGACTTGACTTCAGCTGGGGACTTGGCCTCAGCTGGGGACTTGGCCTCAGCTGGGGACTTGACTTCAGCTGGTGACTTGGCCTCAGCTGGTGACTTAGCCTCAGCTGGGGACTTGACTTCAGCTGGGGACTTGACTTCAGCTGGTGACTTGGCCTCAGCTGGTGACTTGACCTCACTTGGAGACTTGGCTTCAGCTGGAGACTTGGCTTCTTCCTTCACAGGAGACTTGGCTTCTTTTTCTGGAGATGAGGCCTCTTCTGCAGGGGGAGATGTcgccacttcttcttcttctcctcctcctccctcttctgtctcttcttctccttcctcctctttggcctctttttcctcctcttctgtcactTCTTCAGTCACCTGGATCTCTTCGGTCTGTTCCTCTACAatcacagtttccttctctgatTTTTCTACTACTTTTATCTTCTCTTCACTTTT
This DNA window, taken from Acomys russatus chromosome 22, mAcoRus1.1, whole genome shotgun sequence, encodes the following:
- the Nefh gene encoding neurofilament heavy polypeptide isoform X2; the protein is MMSFGGADALLGAPFAPLHGGGSMHYALGRKTGTGGTRSAAGSSSGFHSWARTSVSSVSVSPSRFRGAGAASSTDSLDTLSNGPEGCVVAAAAARSEKEQLQALNDRFAGYIDKVRQLEAHNRSLEGEAAALRQQQAGRAAMGELYEREVREMRGAVLRLGAARGQLRLEQEHLLEDIAHVRQRLDEEARQREEAEAAARALARFAQEAEAARVELQKKAQALQEECGYLRRHHQEEVGELLGQIQGCGAAQAQAQAEARDALKCDVTSALREIRAQLEGHAVQSTLQSEEWFRVRLDRLSEAAKVNTDAMRSAQEEITEYRRQLQARTTELEALKGTKESLERQRSELEDRHQADIASYQDAIQQLDNELRSAKWEMAAQLREYQDLLNVKMALDIEIAAYRKLLEGEECRIGFGPSPFSLTEALPKIPSTSTHIKVKSEEKIKVVEKSEKETVIVEEQTEEIQVTEEVTEEEEKEAKEEEGEEETEEGGGGEEEEVATSPPAEEASSPEKEAKSPVKEEAKSPAEAKSPSEVKSPAEAKSPAEVKSPAEVKSPAEAKSPAEAKSPAEVKSPAEAKSPAEAKSPAEVKSPGEAKSPAEVKSPGEAKSPAEAKSPAEAKSPAEVKSPGEAKSPAEAKSPAEVKSPAEVKSPAEAKSPAEAKSPAEAKSPAEVKSPAEAKSPAEAKSPAEAKSPAEAKSPAEAKSPAEAKSPAEAKSPEKVKTPVKEGAKSPAEAKSPEKAKSPVKEEVKPPAEVKSPEKAKSPVKEEAKSPEKAKTLDVKSPEAKTPVKEEAKHPADIKSPGLVKSPAKEQVKSPEKEAAKAPEKELPRKEAAKAPEKEEVKAKEPPKKVEEGKTPATPKPEKDSKKDEAPKEAPKPKVEEKKEKAKDSPAEAKKDEAGDKKKAATPEKEAPAKTEVKEEAKPKEKTETTKTEAEDTKAKEPSKPAEKEKPKKEETAAALEKKDTKEKVAESTKPEEKPKADTKAKEDDKSLPKEPSKPKTEKAEKSSSTDQKDSQPPEKATEDKATKGEK
- the Nefh gene encoding neurofilament heavy polypeptide isoform X3, with amino-acid sequence MMSFGGADALLGAPFAPLHGGGSMHYALGRKTGTGGTRSAAGSSSGFHSWARTSVSSVSVSPSRFRGAGAASSTDSLDTLSNGPEGCVVAAAAARSEKEQLQALNDRFAGYIDKVRQLEAHNRSLEGEAAALRQQQAGRAAMGELYEREVREMRGAVLRLGAARGQLRLEQEHLLEDIAHVRQRLDEEARQREEAEAAARALARFAQEAEAARVELQKKAQALQEECGYLRRHHQEEVGELLGQIQGCGAAQAQAQAEARDALKCDVTSALREIRAQLEGHAVQSTLQSEEWFRVRLDRLSEAAKVNTDAMRSAQEEITEYRRQLQARTTELEALKGTKESLERQRSELEDRHQADIASYQDAIQQLDNELRSAKWEMAAQLREYQDLLNVKMALDIEIAAYRKLLEGEECRIGFGPSPFSLTEALPKIPSTSTHIKVKSEEKIKVVEKSEKETVIVEEQTEEIQVTEEVTEEEEKEAKEEEGEEETEEGGGGEEEEVATSPPAEEASSPEKEAKSPVKEEAKSPAEAKSPSEVKSPAEAKSPAEVKSPAEVKSPAEAKSPAEAKSPAEVKSPAEAKSPAEAKSPAEVKSPGEAKSPAEVKSPGEAKSPAEAKSPAEAKSPAEVKSPGEAKSPAEAKSPAEVKSPAEAKSPAEAKSPAEAKSPAEVKSPAEAKSPAEAKSPAEAKSPAEAKSPAEAKSPAEAKSPAEAKSPEKVKTPVKEGAKSPAEAKSPEKAKSPVKEEVKPPAEVKSPEKAKSPVKEEAKSPEKAKTLDVKSPEAKTPVKEEAKHPADIKSPGLVKSPAKEQVKSPEKEAAKAPEKELPRKEAAKAPEKEEVKAKEPPKKVEEGKTPATPKPEKDSKKDEAPKEAPKPKVEEKKEKAKDSPAEAKKDEAGDKKKAATPEKEAPAKTEVKEEAKPKEKTETTKTEAEDTKAKEPSKPAEKEKPKKEETAAALEKKDTKEKVAESTKPEEKPKADTKAKEDDKSLPKEPSKPKTEKAEKSSSTDQKDSQPPEKATEDKATKGEK
- the Nefh gene encoding neurofilament heavy polypeptide isoform X1; this translates as MMSFGGADALLGAPFAPLHGGGSMHYALGRKTGTGGTRSAAGSSSGFHSWARTSVSSVSVSPSRFRGAGAASSTDSLDTLSNGPEGCVVAAAAARSEKEQLQALNDRFAGYIDKVRQLEAHNRSLEGEAAALRQQQAGRAAMGELYEREVREMRGAVLRLGAARGQLRLEQEHLLEDIAHVRQRLDEEARQREEAEAAARALARFAQEAEAARVELQKKAQALQEECGYLRRHHQEEVGELLGQIQGCGAAQAQAQAEARDALKCDVTSALREIRAQLEGHAVQSTLQSEEWFRVRLDRLSEAAKVNTDAMRSAQEEITEYRRQLQARTTELEALKGTKESLERQRSELEDRHQADIASYQDAIQQLDNELRSAKWEMAAQLREYQDLLNVKMALDIEIAAYRKLLEGEECRIGFGPSPFSLTEALPKIPSTSTHIKVKSEEKIKVVEKSEKETVIVEEQTEEIQVTEEVTEEEEKEAKEEEGEEETEEGGGGEEEEVATSPPAEEASSPEKEAKSPVKEEAKSPAEAKSPSEVKSPAEAKSPAEVKSPAEVKSPAEAKSPAEAKSPAEVKSPAEAKSPAEAKSPAEVKSPGEAKSPAEVKSPGEAKSPAEAKSPAEAKSPAEVKSPGEAKSPAEVKSPGEAKSPAEAKSPAEVKSPGEAKSPAEVKSPAEVKSPAEAKSPAEAKSPAEAKSPAEVKSPAEAKSPAEAKSPAEAKSPAEAKSPAEAKSPAEAKSPAEAKSPEKVKTPVKEGAKSPAEAKSPEKAKSPVKEEVKPPAEVKSPEKAKSPVKEEAKSPEKAKTLDVKSPEAKTPVKEEAKHPADIKSPGLVKSPAKEQVKSPEKEAAKAPEKELPRKEAAKAPEKEEVKAKEPPKKVEEGKTPATPKPEKDSKKDEAPKEAPKPKVEEKKEKAKDSPAEAKKDEAGDKKKAATPEKEAPAKTEVKEEAKPKEKTETTKTEAEDTKAKEPSKPAEKEKPKKEETAAALEKKDTKEKVAESTKPEEKPKADTKAKEDDKSLPKEPSKPKTEKAEKSSSTDQKDSQPPEKATEDKATKGEK